GTTTACTGCAATTACGCGACTACTCCCGCTGCAGTCTCCGAAATCGAGAGAAAATTTAGAATCGATGACTCTGTTTTAAAATATTTGACCATAAAACTGGCCGATTCAATCTCAGATGAACAGATTCAGCAGGCTGTTGAGGAGATTTCAGCCCGGGAAAATGTTCCCGCCGCAGAAGGGACTCCTGAAGCCGATGAACCAGAAAAAAAACCTGAGGACTCAAAGACAGACGACGAGGACAAAGGCGAAAAAACCGCTGAATAAGTTAATTCTTTTCAAATAATACCCCATAGAGAGGGCTTGATTATGGCACAACGACCACAAAAAAAATTATTCTCAAGGAAAAAAGTCTGCCGCTTCTGCGCGGACAAAGAACTTACTATCGATTACAAGGATGTAAAAACTCTACGTAATTTTGTCTCTGAGAGGGGAAAGATTATTCCACGACGAATTCTCGGAACATGCGCAACCCATCAGCGTCAGCTGTGTGAAGCCATCAAACGGGCCAGACAGATTGCTTTTCTGCCCTATTCCGGGTCTTCACAGAATTAGAAAGACAGGGGCACAATGTGAGTGAGGGTAGCACAGAAAATCCGGAAATCAGAAGTATACTGAGAAATATTCTTCTTTTTTCGATTGCACTGGTACTGCCCGGACTGCAATGGACACTCTTCGGCTGGCTGCATATGCTGCTTCCTGTGTGTGTCTTTTATCTGCTCGGCAGATATGGAATACGTTCCGGCAACAGAATGGTTCTTTCTTCGCTGGCACTGGCTCTTCTGATTTACCTGCTGGCCCGTCGGGTCGATTTTTTTCTCCTGTCGGTCTCCTTGTTGCCGGTGAGTTATGTTCTTATTCAATCAGCTCGACGCAGGGAATCTCCAGCAATCAGCGGCCTGAAAGGCGTACTTGTTCTTGCCGCATGCTGGATTCTGGCATTTGCTGGTCTGTCCATAGGAGCAGAGACTTCCTTTTACGCTCAACTGCTACTCACACTTGATAAAGGAATTGGAGAGGCACTGCAATATTACAGAACCAGTGAAAACATCAGTTCGGATTCGCTACTGCTGCTTGAAACCACACTGCAGCAGATGAAGGTTATTATACCGGTAATAATGCCTGCCATGCTTGGCAGCTTTATTTTATTGATAACATGGTTCACCATGGTTTCCGGCAACAAACTGGTGACACGGACATGTGGCTGGGCGCCCTGGGAACAATATCGTTACTGGCAGCTCCCGGATAAACTTATCTGGATCGTCATTATTTCAGGAATGATCATTCTGGTACCGACATCGCCCATGAGGAGTTTCGGGATCAATGTTCTAATTCTTTTGAGTATAATATATTGTTTTCAAGGTCTTTCAATTGCTGTATTTTTCCTGGAAAAATGGAATATTCCTATTTTTTTCAGGTCATTTTTTTATATTATGATAATCTTTCAGTCTTTTGGTACGGTTCTACTCCTCGTTGTCGGTATTGGTGACATCTGGCTGGATTTCCGTAAACTGCATCAAAAACCTGAAGAACCCGGTGATTAAAATAACAGGCCGAAGCTGTGTACGACTCTGGTCATGTTAAAAAAATTCAACACGTTTTAACCCGACTCACAGACAACCAAAAGTGATAAAACTCGTTTTAGTCGGATTATAAGCACACATATACAGGAGTTTAAAAATGGAACTCATTTTAAAAGAAACGATCAGCTCCCTTGGGCGTGAAGGTGATGTTGTTACCGTTAAAGACGGGTATGGAAGAAATTACCTGTTGCCCCAGGGGAAGGCCATGTTGGCCAATGAGCAGAATCTTGCCATACTTGCCAGGAACAGGGCAGCAATTGAGGCTAAACTTGAAAAAGAGCAGAAACTTGCCGAAAAAACAGCCAAAAAGATTTCAGCACTCAATATTGAAATTGAGCAGCTTGCTGGAGATGATGAGCGACTCTTCGGCTCAGTCACAAATGCGGATATCTGTGAGAAACTGGCTGATTTGAACGTTAATCTGGATAAACGGCAGATTCTCCTGACAGATCCGATAAAAACCCTTGGAGAAACAAAAGTTCAGGTTAAAGTCGGGTTTCAGATGACCGCTGAAATCACTGTCAAGGTTGTTCCTCTGCAGGCAAAAGAATAGGCTTTAAGACAATCTAAACCTCTGACCTGCACTCAAGCAGGTTTCAGTTGACATTACTTCGTCTCCTGGTACTCTCGTGAGAGAGCAGACAGTCAGGTCCTTATGGAAGTGTAAAACCGCAACAGAACTTCCAGACATATAATAAAAAACACACCTTAAGGTTCTTCCTTCATGGTGTGTTTTTGTTTCTTTATTAAGTCCCACTTACTCTGCCAAATGGAAGAATATTTTACTATGGATCAACCCCGCGGCCAGATAGTTGCCGGCAGAATGCCCCCTCAGAATGTTGAGGCTGAACAGGCTGTTCTCGGCTCAATTCTTCTCAAAGCCGATACTTTTGGCAAAGTCCTTGAAATTTTAAAACCGGAAGACTTTTATAAAGATGGTCACAAACTCATTTTCGAGGTGATGATTGATCTTTTTGAGAAGAACGAACCACAGGATGTTCTGACTGTATCAAATCTTCTTCGTGACACCAACCGACTTGAAGAAGCGGGAGGAGCCACATATCTTGCCACTCTTACTTCAATTGTCCCCGTCACTTCGAACATCTCCAGCTACGCTAAAATTATCAGGGAAAAATCAATTCTCCGTAAATTGATAGAAGTAAATACAGACATTGCCGCCAGATGCTATGAGGAACAGAACGACATTGATATCCTCGTGGATCAGGCGGAACAGGCGATTTTTGATATTGCCGGCAAAAAAAGCGGACAAAATTTCACTCCAATTAAATCTATAGTCCCGAAGCCTTTGCAACAGTCGAACAGCTGTACCAGAGAAAGGAGCTGATAACAGGGGTTCCCACCGGATATATTGACATTGACAGGATGACTGCGGGGCTGCAACCATCTGATCTGATTATCGTTGCCGCCAGACCTTCCATGGGAAAAACTTCGTTCGCCATGAATATTGCCCAGAATGCTGCTCTGGTCGAAAAAACCGGTGTCGCGGTTTTCAGCCTGGAAATGTCAAAGGAGCAGCTTGTCATGCGTCTTCTCAGTTCTGCGGGACGTATAGACTCCCAGCGAATCCGAACCGGCAAACTGCAGAAAGAAGACTGGGCAAAACTGACACGGGCAGTTGGTATGCTCTCTGAGGCCCCCATTTTCATTGATGACACTCCTGCCATCTCCGTACTTGAAATGAGAGCAAAGGTACGAAGACTGGCTGCTCAGCATGATATCGGGCTTATCATTGTCGATTATCTCCAGCTGATGAGAGGAAGAGGAGCCATAGAAAACCGTACCCAGGAGATCAGTGAAATTTCCAGATCCCTGAAAGCTCTTGCAAAGGAGCATAATGTTCCGGTAATCGCCCTTTCCCAGCTCAATCGTAGTCTGGAAAGCAGAACCGATAAGCGCCCCATGATGTCTGATTTGAGAGAATCCGGGGCAATTGAGCAGGATGCCGATGTTATCTGTTTTATTTATCGTGATGAGGTTTATAACAAGTCGGAAGATAACCCTGACAGGGGTATCGCTGAAATTATCATTGGTAAACAGAGAAACGGTCCCACCGGGATCACCAAGTTGACATTCATTAAAGAATTCACCATGTTTGAAAACATGAGTATCTACGATGAACAGGAAGGATACTGATTTTCCCATTATAAAGGGTCCGCTTGAAAAATGTACAGCCGACCTGAAAGCTTTTTGAGGCCGCAAAATGACGATGAACCATAAAACTGACAGCAGATACGATTTCAACACTATTGAAGAAAAATGGCAGAAAATATGGGAAGAGAAGAAAATCTACCGGGTCAATGAAAAGAGCACAAAAGAGAAATATTACGTTCTGGAAATGTTCCCCTACCCTTCCGGCCGGATCCATATGGGCCACGTAAGGAACTATTCCATCGGGGATGTCATTGCCAGGTATAAAAGATTGAGAGGTTTTAATGTCCTTCACCCCATGGGGTGGGACGCTTTCGGTTTGCCCGCAGAAAATGCAGCCCAGAAAAACAACAGCCATCCTGCTGACTGGACCTATTCCAACATAGATTACATGCGCAGACAATTGCGTAGACTTGGCCTTTCCTACGACTGGCAAAGAGAAATTGCCACCTGTAATCCAGAATATTATCGATGGGAACAGCTGCTCTTTATCGAAATGTTCGAAAAGGGGATCGTTTACCAGAAGGAAACCAAGGTCAACTGGTGTGAAACCTGCCAGACGGTTCTTGCCAACGAACAGGTCATTGAAGGATGCTGCTGGCGCTGTGACGAGGCTGTCCATCCGAGAGAGATGAGCGGCTGGTTCTTCAAAATTACCGATTATGCCGAAGAACTGCTTGCTGACCTTGATCTTCTCAAAGGCTGGCCAGAAAAAGTCATTACCATGCAGCGAAACTGGATCGGTAAATCCACCGGACTCACCTGCAATTTCAGCGTGGATGGCTCCGAGCTGACTATTCCTATTTTTACCACCCGGCCGGATACTATTTTCGGTGTAACCTTTATGTCAATCGCACCGGAACATCCCCTCCTGGAAGAACTTGTCCAAGGCACGGAAAAAGAAGATGAAGTTAAAGAATTTGCAAAAGAAATCATCATAGAAAAACAACGCCGGAATATTGAGGAAGAGCCTGAAAAACGCGGTATTTTTACCGGCAGATACTGTATTAATCCATTTGATAATTCAAAAATTCCAATCTATGTTGCCAATTTTGTTCTCATGGAATATGGCACTGGAGCAGTCATGGCCGTACCTGCCCACGATGAAAGGGATTTTGAATTTGCCCGCAAATACAACCTGGAAATACGACCTGTCGTTCAGCCTGATGACACCATCCTCGATCCAGCAACCATGGAAACGGCCTCAACCCTCCCGGGCACCCTTGTGGATTCGGGAGAATTCACCGGAATGGATTCCGTCAAAGCCCAGGCGGCAATCATCGCCTACGCGGAACAGCATGGCTTCGGTGGTCCCCATGTCACTTACAGGTTACGGGACTGGGGCATCTCCCGACAGCGGTACTGGGGCGCCCCCATTCCCATGGTACATTGTGAAAAATGCGGCGTCCAGCCGGTAGCCTGTGAAGAGCTTCCAGTCCTGCTTCCCGAAGATGCAAAAGGGGAAACATGTTCCCCCCTGCACCAGAGGCAGTCGTTCATTAAAACAACCTGCCCTCAATGCGGAGCAGCAGCCAGACGGGAAACGGATACCATGGATACCTTTATGGAATCCTCATGGTATTTTGCCAGATACACCTGCCCCCGTTTTATCGACGCGCCTCTGGACAGGGAAAAAGCCTCTTACTGGCTGCCCGTAGACCAGTATATCGGTGGCGTGGAACACGCTATCCTTCATCTCCTCTATTCACGTTTCTTCACCAAAGTTTTAAGAGATCTCGGCTACCTTGATATTGACGAGCCTTTTACCAATCTGCTCACCCAGGGGATGGTCATTAAAGATGGCTCCAAAATGTCAAAGTCCAAGGGAAATGTTGTCGACCCACATGATCTCGTTCAACAATATGGTGCTGATACAGTCCGTCTCTTCAGTCTTTTTGCTGCGCCCCCTGAACGTGATCTGGAATGGAATGCCCAAGGTGTTGAAGGTGCTTCCCGTTTTTTAAACAGGGTGTACAGATTTATCTCTGCACACAGGGACATACTAGTGCAGCATCAGGATATTCCTGTCCAACCAGGTCCGGATGGAAAAGCTCTCAACAGAAAAACCCATCAGACCATTAAAAGAGTTACCGAGACGATTGAAAATAATTTCCATTTCAATACGGCCATTAGTGCCATGATGGAGCTGTTCAATGTCCTTTCATCCCTTGTGGGTGACTCTGGTGAATCCCAAGTTGAACCCGGGATTATAAAAGAATCAGTCACAACCCTGCTCGTTCTTCTTTCTCCCATGGTGCCCCATTTCACTGCAGAAATGTGGGAAATTGCCGGTAACCCGGGGAGTGTCGAGGATCAGCCATGGCCTGTATATGACATAGAAGCCGCCAGAGAGGAACTGCTGACAATTGTAGTTCAGGTTATGGGAAAGGTAAGATCACGGCTTCAGGTGGACCCGGATATCAGTGACGAGGAGCTCATAAAACTGGCCATGTCTGATGAAAATGCCCGGAAATTCATCGCAGACAAGCCTGTGCGAAAAACAATTGTCGTAAAGAAGAAACTTGTTAATATCGTCATTTGAGACTACTCTTGACGGACATTAATATCATCTTTTTTTCAAACACGTACATTCCAGGAGAAAACACGTGAAACCTGTATACCGCTTCCTGCCTGTTCTTTTTATTGTTACATTTTTGATGGTTTCCTGCGGATATCATAATCCGAATATCTATACAGGACCTGCCAGATCAATATATATAACTGAATGGAAAAACCGTACCAACGTAATGGATCTTCATTCCAAAATTTACAGATCCCTTACAAAATGGTTCCAGAAATCATCCTCCATTTCCATTGTTAACAGCAAGAAAAATGCGGATCTTATTCTTGCCGGAGAAATTGTTTCCATTGATTTGCCGAGCCTCTCCTATGGTATTGACAGTACTACCAATGAGGTAAAGGTTCGCCTGCGGATCAGGTATATTCTCAAAGAAATTGCCACCAATAAAATTCTTCTTGAAATTCCGAATGAAGTCTGGACCCAGGAATACCTGAGTGGGACATCTTCCAGTGAAAATGCTGACAATGAGACCGAGGCATTGAATATCATCATTGAGGATCTGGCAC
The DNA window shown above is from Desulfomarina profundi and carries:
- the rpsF gene encoding 30S ribosomal protein S6 yields the protein MRRYETIYILRPNLGEEEINKVVDYVGQIITDEGGTVIDLNKWGMKKLAYLIKKESLGYYVYCNYATTPAAVSEIERKFRIDDSVLKYLTIKLADSISDEQIQQAVEEISARENVPAAEGTPEADEPEKKPEDSKTDDEDKGEKTAE
- the leuS gene encoding leucine--tRNA ligase is translated as MNHKTDSRYDFNTIEEKWQKIWEEKKIYRVNEKSTKEKYYVLEMFPYPSGRIHMGHVRNYSIGDVIARYKRLRGFNVLHPMGWDAFGLPAENAAQKNNSHPADWTYSNIDYMRRQLRRLGLSYDWQREIATCNPEYYRWEQLLFIEMFEKGIVYQKETKVNWCETCQTVLANEQVIEGCCWRCDEAVHPREMSGWFFKITDYAEELLADLDLLKGWPEKVITMQRNWIGKSTGLTCNFSVDGSELTIPIFTTRPDTIFGVTFMSIAPEHPLLEELVQGTEKEDEVKEFAKEIIIEKQRRNIEEEPEKRGIFTGRYCINPFDNSKIPIYVANFVLMEYGTGAVMAVPAHDERDFEFARKYNLEIRPVVQPDDTILDPATMETASTLPGTLVDSGEFTGMDSVKAQAAIIAYAEQHGFGGPHVTYRLRDWGISRQRYWGAPIPMVHCEKCGVQPVACEELPVLLPEDAKGETCSPLHQRQSFIKTTCPQCGAAARRETDTMDTFMESSWYFARYTCPRFIDAPLDREKASYWLPVDQYIGGVEHAILHLLYSRFFTKVLRDLGYLDIDEPFTNLLTQGMVIKDGSKMSKSKGNVVDPHDLVQQYGADTVRLFSLFAAPPERDLEWNAQGVEGASRFLNRVYRFISAHRDILVQHQDIPVQPGPDGKALNRKTHQTIKRVTETIENNFHFNTAISAMMELFNVLSSLVGDSGESQVEPGIIKESVTTLLVLLSPMVPHFTAEMWEIAGNPGSVEDQPWPVYDIEAAREELLTIVVQVMGKVRSRLQVDPDISDEELIKLAMSDENARKFIADKPVRKTIVVKKKLVNIVI
- the rplI gene encoding 50S ribosomal protein L9, encoding MELILKETISSLGREGDVVTVKDGYGRNYLLPQGKAMLANEQNLAILARNRAAIEAKLEKEQKLAEKTAKKISALNIEIEQLAGDDERLFGSVTNADICEKLADLNVNLDKRQILLTDPIKTLGETKVQVKVGFQMTAEITVKVVPLQAKE
- the rpsR gene encoding 30S ribosomal protein S18, with amino-acid sequence MAQRPQKKLFSRKKVCRFCADKELTIDYKDVKTLRNFVSERGKIIPRRILGTCATHQRQLCEAIKRARQIAFLPYSGSSQN
- a CDS encoding DUF2232 domain-containing protein, yielding MSEGSTENPEIRSILRNILLFSIALVLPGLQWTLFGWLHMLLPVCVFYLLGRYGIRSGNRMVLSSLALALLIYLLARRVDFFLLSVSLLPVSYVLIQSARRRESPAISGLKGVLVLAACWILAFAGLSIGAETSFYAQLLLTLDKGIGEALQYYRTSENISSDSLLLLETTLQQMKVIIPVIMPAMLGSFILLITWFTMVSGNKLVTRTCGWAPWEQYRYWQLPDKLIWIVIISGMIILVPTSPMRSFGINVLILLSIIYCFQGLSIAVFFLEKWNIPIFFRSFFYIMIIFQSFGTVLLLVVGIGDIWLDFRKLHQKPEEPGD
- the lptE gene encoding LPS assembly lipoprotein LptE; the protein is MKPVYRFLPVLFIVTFLMVSCGYHNPNIYTGPARSIYITEWKNRTNVMDLHSKIYRSLTKWFQKSSSISIVNSKKNADLILAGEIVSIDLPSLSYGIDSTTNEVKVRLRIRYILKEIATNKILLEIPNEVWTQEYLSGTSSSENADNETEALNIIIEDLAQKIYRNSISGLPQL